DNA sequence from the Malus domestica chromosome 06, GDT2T_hap1 genome:
TGAATATCGCAATTTCCCACAACAACCAAGTCATATTTCAATAAATGAAGTCGGCtttatgaatcttagaacgaaATTTCACCATTTCTTTCGTTAGctcaagaaagaaaacaaaatgtcTACACATGCAAAGctcaaaaaacaaattaaaaacaagGCAAGTTCATAATTAATTACCTGGAAGGCAATGGCATACTCATAATCACCAGCATCAATGTTCTTAGCCACTCTGGAATTCGCCCCATCAGCTCCAATCACCGCATCAACCTCCATCGTCTTCTTCACGCCTATGCCGCCGGCCTTCCCGTCGTACTCCGTGTAATGCAGAACGTACGGCGCCTCCCCATCTCCCGGCTTATCCATCTTCAGAAACAACCCATTTATCACCGTCGCGCCGTTCTCACTCGCCCTGTTCCTGAGGTACTGGTCCAGCACCTCCCGCCTCACCATCCCAATGTACTCGTGCGGCTTCAGGGTCTGCCCGATGTCCACTGCCACGTTCGACGGCGATATCATCTTCATCTTGGTGACGCGGCGGTCGATGATGTCCAGTGGGAGGTTGAACTCGCCCACCATGCAGAGCGGGATGGCGCCGCCGCAGGGCTTGCAGTTGTCCATTTTCCGCTCGATGAGGAACGTCTCGACGCCGCCCTTGGCGAGAGTTTCTGCGGCAGCTCCCCCTGCGGGTCCGCCGCCTATGACGGCGACGCGGAGGTTTCGGCCAGTGACTTTTGGGCTGGTTTTGGCGGCTTTGACTTGGAGGGTCCGGTGGTTTGAGGGGTTTGGAGAAATGGGTTTTGCTTGGATTGTAAAATGGGGTTTCTCCGCGGCAGTTTGGCGGAGGCCGATGAAGGATTTGAGGGCTATGGAGGCCATTTTTTCGGTCGGAGCAGCTGAAGcagaggagaagaaggaggaggaggaggaggaggagagtgtGAGAGTGGCAATAGTGtgaattattttcttatttttatgttttggtggaTATGGTTTGGGATACGAGTGGGAAGGTTGGCCGTTGGATTGGGGGAATGGAGGGCTGAAATGATTTGTGGATAATGAGTtggatttttttggatttttattgaTTAGGAAAGGAGGGGTTTGGTTTGATGTTTGTTGGGCCTGGCTTCTCAGCCTTCCGGTTCTCATACACTTTCATCCCTTTTTATTTAAGCGGTTACAATTAaattacgttaatattttatatcattattgttttttatcttatcatctctataaaaaaatcaatataaaatattaacgtaactTAACCGTAATTACACGTAATAAAAAGGGATGAAAGTGTATAGAAATTAGGAGGACAAAAAGCCGGCTCCTGtttgttttgggcttggaaaTGGGAGGGGGTGATAACATTGCCACGTTGTGTACTTTTGTACTGGATTTGTCTGGTTCTGTAGACTCTGGTATCATTTACATGCAACCAGTGGTTGTTTGCCATGTCAGTGAATTTATCTCTTTGTgcagagaaatttttaattgtgacgagAATAcaaatggtacaccacgtgttttaataggagtggtgggaaattttattttttaagttattaactttttagcacacatatctcacaATTTGTATAGTAACACGTAGTATACCACCTCGTGTACCggtcatactgaaaaatctctcatttgtGTGGGGTTAAGATCCTCTCCGAATCTTAACTGTCTGGATTTTGCGGGTCAACCATTTATGATAGTCCAATAAATTATCGTGCAGCTAAGAATAACCAAGAAGCAGAAGTCCTCGGTCGCGGAAACCTCAAGGTCACACTGCAAAATGGGGTCGACGACGTCTCTCAGAGTTCGTCTCAAATAAGTTATCTCGTCATATATTTTCAACTTGTCAAAGTGGAGTTGGCAAATATCTTCTTTAATTGTTCCTCTAAAGGCTAAAGCATCCAAGTAGGATCATAATAATAATTAGACATGCCATTATGTTTGTTAACCAATATATATGAAATGCCAATATTAGGACTGGGCACAGGACGGATCAGGCCCAAATTTGGAGGGACCGGATCGAACACGTATGAAAATGCAACGGGGCAGGTTAGGGCGAGTAATGGGATTTCAAATTTTGGAACCCGACCTAACCCGACCTGTTTCAAATGGGCTAATTCGGGCCAGTTCCACAGGTTCAATCTTCGTCTTCTCTGATCTGGAGCTTCGAAATCTTCGTCTTCTCCGATTTGGAGCTTctcaatcttcatcttcttagATGGTGAGGTGATTTCGTGAGTTGTGACTCATTCGATGGGCCTGGTGGCAGTTGTGATGTCGACGCAGTTGAGGGGTGGGATGGAGAAGAGAACGAGAACGGAGAAAGAAAGTTGGGTAATCTGGGAGTAGGGGATCTGTACAATCACATAAATCCTATCAgaaaatcaagcaaatcccaCATCAAGTcaaaatcaagcaaatcctacATCAAACATACCCCCAAACCAAAACCCATATCAGAAAATTCCCCCAAAACTCCACAAAAAACCAAACAACCAACAAAATCCTAAAACCCTTAGGAAACCTAAATCAAAACCAATCCGGGTTTCTTAAAATTTGGAAGCAAGATTGCAGCAAGGGGCTCATCGACCTCAAATTCTTAACGTCGATGAACTCGTCCTGATGGCGGGTTGGAGGGACCTCGATCGACGCTGGAGATGGTGGTCAAGTGGTGGGTAGGATGGACCTTAATCGATAGAGACGGGGACAAAATGTAAGTTCAGGAGAAAGAGATTGTGAGGGAAAAGTTGAGAGGTCTGAAAGTCTGGAGAATTCTACATAACCTAAGAAATAAACGGTggaaatttaatctccctataATGAACGATGGAAACGGTTAGGGCTGAGGGCCCGTTTTCTCTAAAATTTGTACCCGCCCCAACCCGTTTTGAATTTGCAATATATGTACCCACTCCGTACTCGTCCCGACCTGCGGGTCTAAGACCTGTCTGCCCAGCCCTAGCCAACATCATTAATTCAATACTTAatcaaaaattaattttaaaagctaagttttttttttttttttaataatttttgttgttgtagtgGTTGTCTTGAGTAAAAAGGAAAATCTAAGGTAAACCCAATTGGTAAATGTTTCACTTTGGGTGGGTTACTTGCACAAAGTATTGTCAATTAAAAGAGGGTAGGATGGACCTCGATCGACGCTGGAGATGGTGGTCAAGTGGTGGGTAGGATGGACCTCAATCGACAGAGACGGGGACAAAGTGTAAGTTCAGGAGAAAGAGATTATGAGGGAGAAGTTGAGAGGTCTGAAAGTCTGGAAGTCTGGAGAATTCTACATAACCTAAGAAATAAACGGTggaaatttaatctccctataATGAACGATGGAAACAATTAGGGTCGAGGGCCCATTTTCTCTTAAATTTGTACCAGCCCCAACCCCGTTTTGAATTTGCAATATATGTACCCACCCCGTACCCGTCCTGACCCGCAGGTCCAAGACCTGTTTGCCCAACCCTAGCCAACATCATTAATTCAATACTTAATCAAAATTAATTGTAAAagctaagtttttttttttaataatattttttgttgttgtagtgGTTGTCTTGAgtaaaaaggaaaatcaaaggTAAACCCATTTGGTAAATGTTTCACTTTGGGTGGGTTACGTGCACAAAGTATTGTCAATTAAAAGAGGGAATTAGGGGAGAAAATAAGGAATTGAAGTTGTGAGCCTCctgaatttcttttctttgaagaaACTTAGAAAATGAGAATATACGGTTTGCCAACATGTTGAAAGAGAAGGCCACATTGGTAGGTAGGTGAAACCATACTTCCTTTTTCACAAATGAAAAATCATCTTGACTTgctacttagtattacggtttagtggtattcatcttcacttgtaagtgagaggtcttaggttcgattctcgccaaatgcgaatttgaatcacattattgctagcatatTGTGAGAGTTAGTAGCCCACTTCCCCCCATTAATGTATATagtatcatttgttaaaaaaaataaaattatcatGACTCATATATTTTCTTGAATTGTTTGGATTCAACACTAAGGTTCAAGGCTTGTAGAAAGGCTAGCAATTTTCACACTCTCGTGTTTTCTTCTGCACTTCTCTCATTCTTTCTACAATACTTCTCTTTTGATTTACTCAATACAAAgattgaaaataataataataataaacagaCAAAAAGAGAGTGCGAAAATTACTTTCGTAATTGGGAATTTTGGGGCACGTACCGTTGTAAACTTGTAACAAAAGACAATCATGGTTAGTTGCATTTAGGTACGTCCGAGTAACATTTGGTTTCTCCGACAAGCTAGCGAAGCTACCCTCTCTGTTTTTCCCCAAATCCATCACACAGTTTCTAGTCCTTCCCCAAATTTCACACGAAATCTAATCCCAAATAACGCCTCCTACTTATAAATTCTCCCTCATTGTGTTTGATCCAAAACCCAAGTCTTCCATTTTACATTGGAAGGCCTGAAAATATCTGCATTTTCTCGAGTTTTTCAGCCATGAAGTTCACAGCTCTAGCAGCAATGATGGCGGCCGTGACTGTCTTAGGCCTCCTCATTGATGGCCACGACTGCAAAATCGTGCAGTTTATATTCGGGGACTCCCTCTCCGACGTTGGAAACAACAAGCGCTTGAGCAGGAGTCTCGCCCAAGCAAGCCTGCCTTGGTATGGCATTGATATGGGCAATGGACTGCCCAATGGCAGGTTCACTAATGGCCGTACAGTTGCTGATATAATAGGTAACATATGTTGCAACAGTTTTGACTCTGTGCAGGACGTCTTGTCTTTCTTAAACATATAGTTTTTCGTCGAGTTTATTTTTATGCTgaacttgtttgtttatttaggTGATAACATGGGGCTCCCAAGGCCGCCGGCGGTTCTTGATCCGTCATTGACCGAAGACATGATACTTGAAAAAGGAGTAAACTATGCCTCTGGAGGTGGAGGGATTTTGAATGAAACCGGCGGCTACTTTGTAAGTTGCAACCTTAAATGTAACAAAACCACATGAAGATTGAGCTTTTAATTAAGATTGTGCGTGATTTGATCAGTATTGTGTTTGCAGATTCAGAAGCTCTCGCTCTACAGGCAGATCGATCTGTTTCAAGGGACACAAACACTGATCAAAAGCAAAATTGGCGCAAACGCAGCGGAGAAATTCTTCCAAGACGCTCGTTATGTGGTCGCTTTAGGAAGCAACGACTTCATTAACAACTACTTGATGCCTCTTTACAGAGATTCGTGGAGTTACAACGATCAAACATTCATCGAATACCTAATGGGAACTCTAGAAAGACAACTTAAGGTTAGAATATcagttatttttatttattttttatcaatttcTGCCAGTCAATCGTACGTAGTTTCCTGACTAGGGTTTTACGTGCTTTCGAGCAGCTGTTGCACAGCCTAGGGGCGAGGCAGCTGATAGTGTTTGGGCTAGGACCAATGGGTTGTATTCCGCTCCAAAGGGTGCTAAGTACCTCTAACGGTTGCCAAGAGAGGTCAAACAAACTAGCTCTCAGCTTCAACAAAGCTGGAAACAAGCTAATGGAAGACTTGTCCAGTAAGCTTCCTAACGCAACCTATCGATTTGGTGATGCTTATGATGTCGTCAACGATGTGATcaccaatccaatccaatacGGTATGTTAAGACAGAACAGAGAACATGTAACATATCTCCTCGTTTCTCTACTGACCTTTTCTGTATTCGAATTCCGACCATGGCAGGATTCACCAATGCGGATTCACCGTGCTGCTCATTTGGAATAATTCGACCGGCTTTGACTTGTGTCCCTGCATCAGTACTGTGCAGTGACAGAAGCAAATACTTCTTTTGGGATGAGTACCATCCATCAGACAGTGCAAACGAGCTTATTGCCAAGGAACTCATAAAGAAATTCGGTTTGTCGCGCGTTGATGAAACGGATGGCCCTTCTCCTGCACCTGCTTTTGCTCCATCACCAGAGGGATAAATGCTAGTACAATCAAACCAGCAGTGTCTGCTGCTCAAATTGTTTTCCTAAACAGCAACTTCTTAGTGATCATTACAGCTTTTCATATACAActattgtttggtttaataagcTCGAATATATATGTTTCGATCA
Encoded proteins:
- the LOC103437824 gene encoding geranylgeranyl diphosphate reductase, chloroplastic, yielding MASIALKSFIGLRQTAAEKPHFTIQAKPISPNPSNHRTLQVKAAKTSPKVTGRNLRVAVIGGGPAGGAAAETLAKGGVETFLIERKMDNCKPCGGAIPLCMVGEFNLPLDIIDRRVTKMKMISPSNVAVDIGQTLKPHEYIGMVRREVLDQYLRNRASENGATVINGLFLKMDKPGDGEAPYVLHYTEYDGKAGGIGVKKTMEVDAVIGADGANSRVAKNIDAGDYEYAIAFQERIKIPDDKMVYYENLAEMYVGDDVSPDFYGWVFPKCDHVAVGTGTVTHKGDIKKFQLATRNRAKDKILGGKILRVEAHPIPEHPRPRRLAGRVALVGDAAGYVTKCSGEGIYFAAKSGRMCAEAIVEGSENGKRMVNEADLRTYLEKWDKTYWPTYKVLDVLQKVFYRSNPAREAFVEMCADEYVQKMTFDSYLYKRVVPGNPWEDLKLAVNTIGSLVRANALRREMEKINV
- the LOC103437825 gene encoding GDSL esterase/lipase At1g74460-like, encoding MKFTALAAMMAAVTVLGLLIDGHDCKIVQFIFGDSLSDVGNNKRLSRSLAQASLPWYGIDMGNGLPNGRFTNGRTVADIIGDNMGLPRPPAVLDPSLTEDMILEKGVNYASGGGGILNETGGYFIQKLSLYRQIDLFQGTQTLIKSKIGANAAEKFFQDARYVVALGSNDFINNYLMPLYRDSWSYNDQTFIEYLMGTLERQLKLLHSLGARQLIVFGLGPMGCIPLQRVLSTSNGCQERSNKLALSFNKAGNKLMEDLSSKLPNATYRFGDAYDVVNDVITNPIQYGFTNADSPCCSFGIIRPALTCVPASVLCSDRSKYFFWDEYHPSDSANELIAKELIKKFGLSRVDETDGPSPAPAFAPSPEG